The Lachnospiraceae bacterium genome has a window encoding:
- a CDS encoding polysaccharide deacetylase family protein, producing MITKRTLGFMLCGVLLFIACAVAVLDGWRLQTLEVSSTGVRELPIYSVETPEKRIAITFDAAAGASDTDALLGILAAHQVKATFFLCGCWIRNHPEETKKIYNAGHEIGNHGDQHLDPVSLKGEALKKEIEDQEAEMQRLLGAAPVLYRPAYGSYNNEVVRTARNLGYEVVQWSVDSLDWKEYGVAEIQEKVLNHKELKNGAIILFHNDTKYTAQALDELLSRLEEQGYTIGCASELLYQPPYELDHTGRQFQGLAQVSSVTFSEETEE from the coding sequence GTGATTACAAAAAGAACACTGGGGTTTATGCTGTGCGGCGTACTGCTTTTTATTGCCTGTGCGGTAGCCGTACTGGATGGCTGGAGGCTGCAGACGCTGGAGGTATCCAGCACAGGAGTGCGCGAGCTGCCGATCTATAGCGTAGAGACGCCGGAAAAGAGAATTGCCATTACCTTTGATGCGGCGGCAGGAGCTAGTGATACGGATGCGCTGCTTGGCATTTTGGCGGCTCACCAGGTTAAGGCAACGTTCTTTTTATGCGGGTGCTGGATTCGTAATCATCCAGAGGAAACGAAGAAGATCTATAATGCTGGTCATGAAATCGGCAATCACGGCGATCAGCATCTGGATCCGGTTAGCTTAAAGGGAGAGGCATTAAAAAAAGAAATCGAGGATCAGGAGGCTGAGATGCAGCGCCTTTTAGGAGCGGCGCCTGTTTTGTACCGGCCGGCGTATGGATCCTATAATAATGAGGTGGTGCGCACAGCCAGAAATTTAGGATATGAGGTCGTCCAGTGGTCGGTAGACAGTCTGGACTGGAAAGAATACGGCGTAGCGGAAATCCAGGAGAAGGTGCTGAACCATAAGGAGCTTAAAAACGGCGCGATTATTTTATTTCATAATGATACGAAATATACAGCGCAGGCACTGGATGAGCTGCTGAGCCGTTTAGAGGAGCAGGGCTATACGATTGGGTGCGCGTCTGAGCTTCTGTATCAGCCGCCGTATGAGCTTGATCATACGGGGCGGCAGTTTCAGGGCTTAGCACAGGTTTCTTCTGTGACTTTTTCAGAAGAGACGGAAGAGTAG
- a CDS encoding helix-turn-helix transcriptional regulator: protein MRKKSNFDYDFSDMGRRIQIRRKELGLTQEQLAEKVDCSLTHLSRIEGGSRPSLESLIRISTLLGYSLDDLTGLYPAKNPYLKELCDLFLQHSTEEQQMALHAMRHFFHLLDQIKARVKQKEPLSYSSVSSEKVTEETCAKP from the coding sequence ATGCGCAAAAAATCAAACTTTGATTATGATTTTTCAGATATGGGGCGTCGGATCCAAATTCGCCGCAAAGAGCTGGGGCTAACCCAGGAACAGCTTGCTGAAAAAGTAGACTGCAGTCTCACTCACCTTTCCCGCATAGAAGGTGGGTCAAGACCCAGCTTAGAGTCTTTGATCCGAATTAGCACACTACTGGGCTATAGCCTCGATGATTTAACCGGCCTATACCCTGCTAAAAATCCTTATTTAAAAGAACTTTGTGATCTTTTCCTACAGCATTCTACGGAAGAGCAGCAGATGGCACTTCATGCAATGCGCCACTTTTTTCATCTGCTGGATCAAATTAAAGCACGTGTCAAACAAAAGGAGCCTCTCTCCTACTCTTCCGTCTCTTCTGAAAAAGTCACAGAAGAAACCTGTGCTAAGCCCTGA
- a CDS encoding MBL fold metallo-hydrolase — MQIEKIEVGSYCANCYFVSDERTRRTLIIDPGAEAEQLIRHIEHRQLLPEGIAITHGHFDHVGAAAALSQKWHLPIWIHGQEIAYMQERSHPIMSMGAEVLDELLAALPQNGRYVSDQEAFEAAGQKWQAIEVPGHTDHSLCFYHAEAGILFSGDTLFAGSVGRTDLYHGEAAELIRQIREKLLRLPDETRVLPGHGMETTIGRERKENPFLW; from the coding sequence ATGCAGATAGAAAAAATAGAAGTAGGAAGCTACTGTGCTAACTGCTATTTCGTATCGGATGAACGGACGCGCCGGACGCTGATCATAGATCCGGGAGCGGAAGCCGAGCAGCTGATCCGTCATATTGAGCACCGGCAGCTATTGCCGGAGGGGATTGCCATTACACATGGTCACTTTGATCATGTCGGCGCCGCGGCAGCCCTTTCGCAGAAATGGCACCTGCCCATCTGGATTCATGGTCAGGAGATAGCCTATATGCAGGAGCGCTCTCATCCGATCATGAGTATGGGGGCAGAGGTGCTGGATGAGCTGCTTGCGGCACTGCCGCAAAATGGACGGTATGTATCGGATCAGGAGGCGTTTGAGGCGGCCGGCCAAAAATGGCAGGCCATTGAGGTGCCTGGCCACACGGATCACAGTCTGTGTTTTTATCATGCGGAAGCGGGGATATTGTTTAGCGGTGATACGCTTTTTGCCGGTTCGGTAGGAAGAACGGATCTGTATCATGGAGAGGCTGCGGAGCTGATACGGCAGATTCGGGAAAAGCTGCTTCGGCTTCCGGATGAAACGAGGGTGCTTCCGGGACATGGCATGGAAACGACGATTGGCAGAGAGCGGAAGGAAAATCCGTTTTTATGGTAA
- a CDS encoding DUF1002 domain-containing protein, with translation MKRLTQLLTGILTLALTLACFSLPAMADAAAGDTVAILGEDLDDEERSALLSQFGATEQTVLLTISNAEEHEALDALIPSGQIGTKAISSVMITYKEPGSGLRIQMNHITYVTPQSYADALTTLGITDADILVSAPFDVSGTAALTGIMKGFEKLTGQTIDEDVKAAVNEEALVSTDLSQELAENQGDPNAQETVSDIISDIKLEISEKNPQTTEEVEAIIREVLQKHGITISDELFQRLVSLFDKMKDLDIDWKQVAKSIETNANQLFNDLIQGAQSEEARSFFQKIGDWFADLWAQIKSWFS, from the coding sequence ATGAAACGACTGACACAACTTTTAACAGGTATCCTGACACTGGCGCTAACCCTTGCCTGCTTTTCCTTGCCTGCAATGGCAGATGCCGCTGCCGGTGATACGGTAGCCATTTTAGGAGAAGATTTGGATGATGAAGAACGCAGTGCCCTTTTATCTCAGTTTGGCGCTACCGAACAAACCGTTTTACTCACCATTTCCAATGCAGAGGAGCATGAAGCGCTCGATGCTTTAATTCCCTCCGGACAGATTGGCACCAAAGCGATCAGCTCCGTCATGATCACTTATAAAGAGCCCGGCTCTGGACTGCGTATTCAAATGAATCATATTACGTATGTAACCCCCCAAAGCTATGCGGATGCATTGACCACGCTGGGGATCACCGATGCCGATATCTTAGTATCCGCTCCCTTTGATGTCTCCGGTACAGCAGCTCTGACCGGTATCATGAAGGGCTTTGAAAAGCTTACCGGTCAGACGATCGATGAGGATGTGAAGGCTGCCGTCAATGAAGAGGCTCTTGTCTCTACTGACCTCAGCCAAGAGCTTGCTGAAAATCAAGGCGATCCAAACGCACAGGAAACGGTCTCGGATATTATCAGTGATATTAAGCTGGAAATCAGTGAAAAAAATCCTCAAACAACCGAAGAGGTCGAGGCCATCATCCGCGAAGTTCTCCAAAAACACGGCATCACGATTTCCGACGAGCTTTTTCAGCGGTTAGTATCTTTATTTGATAAAATGAAAGATCTTGATATTGATTGGAAACAGGTTGCCAAAAGCATTGAAACCAACGCCAATCAGCTTTTTAACGATTTGATTCAAGGCGCTCAGTCAGAAGAAGCCCGCAGCTTTTTCCAAAAAATCGGCGATTGGTTTGCTGATCTCTGGGCTCAGATTAAATCCTGGTTCTCCTAA
- a CDS encoding D-tyrosyl-tRNA(Tyr) deacylase, with amino-acid sequence MRMVLQRVKQVTLTADGAFHDQMQQGILAMIGIQSGDEDEKVMKYMLDKLLQLRIFEDENGKMNQSVTDKEYSVFLVSNFTLYGDCRHGRRPGYSSGAPVNEAAAIYNRFVEYAKEHAAVPVHTGVFQADMQIAAELDGPVTLLLDSDKEF; translated from the coding sequence ATGCGGATGGTTTTACAAAGGGTGAAGCAGGTCACCTTGACAGCAGACGGGGCCTTTCATGATCAAATGCAGCAGGGGATCCTGGCTATGATCGGGATCCAGAGCGGAGACGAGGATGAAAAGGTAATGAAATATATGCTGGATAAGCTGCTCCAGCTGCGGATTTTTGAAGACGAAAATGGGAAAATGAATCAATCAGTGACCGACAAGGAATACAGCGTTTTTTTGGTTTCTAATTTCACGCTTTATGGAGATTGCCGGCATGGCCGCAGGCCCGGATACAGCAGCGGAGCGCCTGTGAATGAGGCCGCAGCGATCTATAACCGATTTGTGGAATATGCCAAAGAGCATGCGGCCGTGCCCGTGCATACCGGGGTGTTTCAGGCTGATATGCAGATCGCAGCCGAGCTGGACGGCCCGGTAACGCTGCTTTTAGACAGCGATAAGGAGTTTTAA
- a CDS encoding DEAD/DEAH box helicase, which produces MTQTFTSLGIDEDIIAAIRDLGYSAPTEIQSQAIQKLIKGFDLIGQSQTGTGKTAAFGIPLIELIDPDDNRMQATVLCPTRELCLQVTEELRKLLKYKSGIRVIPIYGGQPISRQIQEMKKGVSIVVATPGRFLDHLRRHTLRLDQVQMVVLDEADEMLNMGFREDIDLILSQMPTPRQTVLFSATMSEPIRQLAASYMEAPIEIRTTPQDQLTVDQIEQVYFEMKAKMKPEALRRLLDLSRPAGCLIFCNTKKQVAALTEFLQKQDYPADGLHGDLRQSQRDLVMKRFRKGEIAILIATDVAARGLDIQGVELVINYDIPEEPEAYVHRIGRTARAGRSGTAYSFVVGRELSRLQQIMQYTGSMINPRRLPTLQEIEEAHRVHLLDQLRSLIKEGKNAKYQGTVQHLMQEGYSAEEIASALLAHILYTPDAPSSSSEDTFSKMPTKVSPDDFQNASMVKLHLNLGKRHKIRIKDIVGSIAGECGIPGSALGHIDILETFSFVEIPSSLAAEVIEIMNGNEIKGKKVKIELAEKR; this is translated from the coding sequence ATGACGCAGACTTTTACTTCCCTCGGTATTGATGAGGATATCATAGCCGCCATCCGCGATCTTGGATATAGCGCTCCCACCGAAATCCAAAGTCAGGCAATTCAAAAGCTGATAAAGGGATTTGATTTAATCGGGCAGTCCCAGACCGGCACCGGCAAAACCGCCGCCTTTGGCATTCCGTTAATTGAACTGATCGACCCTGATGATAACCGAATGCAGGCTACCGTGCTCTGTCCTACCCGTGAGCTCTGTCTTCAGGTAACAGAGGAGCTGCGCAAGCTTCTCAAATATAAATCAGGCATCCGCGTCATCCCGATCTATGGCGGGCAGCCCATCAGCCGCCAAATTCAGGAGATGAAGAAAGGCGTATCTATTGTTGTCGCCACACCCGGACGTTTTCTGGATCATCTTCGCCGCCATACACTTCGTCTGGATCAGGTACAAATGGTTGTTCTGGATGAAGCAGATGAAATGCTGAATATGGGATTTCGGGAGGATATCGATCTTATTCTTTCTCAAATGCCGACGCCCAGACAAACGGTTCTCTTTTCTGCTACTATGTCGGAGCCGATCCGTCAGCTCGCTGCCTCTTATATGGAAGCGCCGATCGAGATCCGCACCACTCCGCAGGATCAGCTTACCGTAGATCAGATTGAACAGGTCTATTTTGAAATGAAGGCTAAAATGAAACCAGAGGCTCTGCGCCGCCTGCTTGATCTCTCGCGTCCGGCCGGCTGTCTGATCTTCTGCAATACCAAAAAACAGGTGGCCGCTCTCACAGAATTTCTTCAGAAGCAGGATTACCCCGCTGACGGCCTGCATGGTGATCTGCGGCAAAGTCAGCGCGACCTTGTGATGAAACGCTTCCGCAAGGGAGAAATTGCCATTTTAATTGCAACGGATGTTGCAGCGCGCGGTCTGGATATCCAAGGAGTTGAGCTTGTCATCAATTATGATATTCCAGAGGAGCCGGAGGCCTATGTTCACCGTATCGGCCGCACGGCCCGCGCAGGACGCAGCGGTACTGCCTATAGCTTTGTTGTCGGCCGCGAGCTTAGCCGACTGCAGCAGATCATGCAGTATACCGGATCTATGATCAATCCGCGCCGTCTCCCCACGCTTCAGGAGATAGAGGAGGCGCATAGAGTCCATCTCTTAGATCAGCTTCGCTCTCTTATTAAAGAGGGAAAAAATGCCAAATATCAAGGCACCGTACAGCATCTAATGCAGGAGGGGTACTCTGCAGAGGAAATTGCCTCTGCTCTTTTGGCTCATATTCTCTACACGCCTGATGCCCCTTCTTCTTCTTCGGAAGATACCTTTTCCAAAATGCCGACCAAGGTAAGCCCTGATGATTTTCAAAATGCTTCGATGGTCAAGCTGCATCTCAATTTGGGCAAGCGGCATAAAATCCGCATCAAGGATATTGTCGGCAGCATCGCCGGAGAATGCGGCATTCCTGGTTCTGCTTTGGGACATATTGATATTTTAGAAACCTTTTCCTTTGTAGAAATTCCTTCTTCCCTGGCTGCAGAGGTAATCGAAATCATGAATGGAAATGAAATTAAGGGAAAAAAAGTAAAAATTGAGCTTGCTGAAAAGCGTTGA
- the hemZ gene encoding coproporphyrinogen dehydrogenase HemZ: MVKEGEAVEKTFYLVAPAQHHYELSTLIRQVLPMTRVLDAPQEGVRGIILSEGETKASLYDEQGLLCREACLKERSHIYQGEAEKNWAKRVILEVLGCSLPWGILTGVRPSKVAYAYLDQGKSLTETEQILQDAYRLREDKARLCAAVADKERQLLQNHTGTDVSVYVGIPFCPTRCSYCSFGSHDQRAYDKWASSYTEALLKEMRESANLLEGRRIQSFYMGGGTPTTLTPDAMKAVLAAADELCDFSRLREVTVEAGRPDTITPEKLHVLKEMGVTRISINPQSMVQRTLDLVGRRHTVQQVQEAFYMAREAGFHMINMDFIVGLPEETTEDVLYSMQQVKQLRPENLTVHTLAIKRSSRMNEEGQAKQLLKDSHETIDQMIGITAKAAAEMGMQPYYMYRQKNMAGNFENVGYSIPGKEGLYNIEIMEERQTILAFGAGGVSKVYFPEENRLERVPNVKGVEEYIRRIDEMIQRKQKGGLAAC; this comes from the coding sequence ATGGTAAAAGAAGGAGAAGCGGTGGAGAAAACATTTTATCTGGTTGCGCCGGCGCAGCACCATTATGAGCTGAGTACGTTGATTCGTCAGGTACTTCCTATGACGCGGGTTTTAGATGCGCCGCAGGAGGGCGTTAGAGGGATTATTCTTTCTGAGGGAGAGACAAAGGCCAGTCTTTATGATGAGCAGGGGCTGCTTTGCAGAGAGGCCTGCTTAAAGGAGCGGTCGCATATTTATCAGGGAGAGGCGGAAAAGAACTGGGCAAAGCGGGTGATACTGGAGGTGCTGGGATGTTCTTTGCCGTGGGGGATTTTGACGGGGGTCAGGCCCTCTAAGGTTGCCTATGCTTATTTGGATCAGGGGAAGAGCCTGACGGAGACCGAGCAGATTTTGCAGGATGCGTATCGGCTGCGGGAGGATAAGGCAAGGCTATGCGCCGCCGTCGCGGATAAGGAGCGGCAGCTTTTGCAGAATCATACCGGCACAGATGTGAGCGTTTATGTAGGGATCCCCTTTTGCCCGACGCGCTGCTCATATTGCTCCTTTGGAAGTCATGATCAGCGGGCTTATGATAAATGGGCTTCATCTTATACAGAGGCGCTTTTAAAGGAGATGAGAGAAAGTGCCAATCTCCTTGAGGGGAGGCGGATCCAAAGCTTTTATATGGGCGGAGGAACGCCGACAACGCTGACGCCGGACGCGATGAAGGCGGTGCTGGCGGCAGCGGATGAGCTGTGCGATTTTTCAAGGCTGAGGGAGGTTACCGTTGAGGCGGGGCGCCCGGATACGATTACGCCGGAAAAGCTGCATGTGTTAAAGGAGATGGGAGTGACAAGGATTTCGATCAATCCCCAGAGCATGGTGCAGCGCACGCTGGATCTGGTCGGGCGCCGGCACACGGTGCAGCAGGTGCAGGAGGCCTTTTATATGGCGCGGGAGGCTGGGTTTCATATGATCAATATGGATTTTATCGTAGGCCTTCCGGAGGAGACAACGGAGGACGTGCTGTATTCTATGCAGCAGGTTAAACAATTGAGGCCGGAGAATTTAACGGTGCATACACTGGCGATTAAGCGTTCATCCCGGATGAATGAAGAGGGCCAGGCAAAGCAGCTTCTGAAGGACTCACATGAAACAATTGACCAGATGATTGGCATTACGGCAAAAGCAGCGGCAGAGATGGGAATGCAGCCGTATTATATGTACCGGCAAAAGAATATGGCGGGGAATTTTGAGAATGTAGGATACAGCATACCGGGAAAGGAAGGGCTGTATAATATTGAGATTATGGAGGAGAGACAAACCATTCTGGCGTTTGGGGCAGGCGGTGTGTCTAAAGTATATTTTCCGGAGGAGAACCGTCTGGAGCGGGTTCCTAATGTAAAAGGAGTGGAGGAATATATCCGCAGAATTGATGAAATGATACAGAGAAAGCAGAAGGGAGGGCTTGCGGCATGCTAG
- a CDS encoding peptidylprolyl isomerase, with product MITITMNTGKQIKLELYPEIAPLTVQNFIDLVQKGFYNGLTFHRVISGFMIQGGDPEGTGMGGPGYSIKGEFSQNGVPNSLKHTRGVISMARAMNPDSAGSQFFIMHQDAPHLDGAYAAFGKVVEGIEVVDEIAGCETDFRDMPLEPQVMTEVTYTEA from the coding sequence ATGATTACCATCACTATGAATACCGGTAAGCAAATCAAGCTGGAGCTCTATCCGGAGATTGCGCCCCTGACTGTGCAAAATTTTATTGATTTAGTCCAAAAAGGATTTTACAATGGGCTCACGTTTCACCGTGTCATCTCTGGATTTATGATTCAGGGCGGCGATCCCGAGGGCACTGGTATGGGCGGTCCCGGATACTCTATCAAGGGCGAATTTAGCCAGAACGGTGTGCCAAACAGCTTAAAACACACGCGCGGCGTTATTTCTATGGCCAGAGCTATGAATCCTGATTCCGCAGGCTCTCAGTTTTTCATTATGCATCAGGACGCTCCTCATCTGGACGGTGCCTATGCTGCCTTTGGTAAGGTCGTTGAAGGCATTGAGGTCGTAGATGAAATCGCTGGCTGCGAAACGGATTTTCGCGATATGCCCCTTGAGCCGCAGGTCATGACCGAGGTGACCTACACCGAAGCATAA
- a CDS encoding MFS transporter, with translation MDTKKFSREEKSWIMYDWANSVFATIMMAALFPIYFTGVAGESGDIWWGYGSSAATLVMAILAPIVGALGDRKGNKKKVFIVFWILGMLGTAACALITDWRLLLSAYVVGAIGFSGSCLCYDSFLTDVTNEERMDRVSAWGYAMGYIGGSTIPFLIAIALVMLHDKIGLSNAEAVRISVVITVVWWGLFSIPFLRHVKQKYHTESKGKGVLQETFHNIAHTAKAIWQDKRLRFFVIAYFFYIDGVGTIIKMSTAYGTSLGLGSTGMVLALLVTQIVAVPFAIWFSKLGEKIGGIRVILMGIGVYTLVCILGFIMGFGMEQAFLTNHQALVIFWILAVLVGTSQGGIQAMSRSYFGKMIPKERSNEYFGFFEIFGKFASVMGPLLYSVISTITGRSSYAILSIILLFVIGGGILLAGRKRIEQTEK, from the coding sequence ATGGATACGAAAAAGTTTAGCCGAGAAGAAAAAAGCTGGATCATGTACGACTGGGCCAATTCTGTATTTGCAACGATTATGATGGCGGCTCTGTTTCCTATCTATTTTACAGGAGTGGCAGGAGAAAGCGGAGATATTTGGTGGGGCTACGGATCTTCCGCTGCCACGCTGGTCATGGCAATTCTGGCCCCGATTGTAGGCGCCTTGGGAGACCGAAAAGGAAATAAAAAGAAAGTTTTTATCGTGTTTTGGATTTTGGGAATGCTGGGGACGGCAGCCTGCGCACTGATTACAGATTGGCGGCTTTTGCTGAGCGCCTATGTAGTAGGTGCGATTGGCTTCAGCGGCTCGTGTCTATGTTATGATTCATTTCTGACGGATGTAACGAATGAGGAGCGGATGGACAGAGTTTCGGCGTGGGGCTATGCGATGGGATACATCGGAGGCAGCACGATTCCCTTTTTGATTGCAATTGCGCTGGTCATGCTTCACGATAAAATAGGTCTGTCGAATGCAGAAGCAGTGCGGATTTCTGTTGTGATTACTGTAGTATGGTGGGGACTCTTTTCCATTCCTTTTTTACGCCATGTAAAACAGAAATATCATACGGAGAGTAAGGGCAAGGGTGTGCTGCAGGAGACCTTTCACAATATTGCCCACACAGCCAAAGCAATTTGGCAAGATAAACGTCTGCGCTTTTTTGTGATTGCCTATTTCTTTTATATCGATGGCGTAGGGACGATTATCAAAATGTCTACCGCCTATGGAACGAGCTTAGGATTAGGCTCTACCGGCATGGTATTAGCGCTGCTGGTGACGCAGATCGTCGCCGTACCCTTTGCGATTTGGTTTAGCAAGCTGGGCGAAAAAATCGGCGGCATCCGTGTGATCCTGATGGGTATCGGCGTATATACACTGGTATGCATTCTAGGATTTATCATGGGCTTTGGTATGGAACAGGCATTTTTAACAAATCATCAGGCACTTGTGATTTTCTGGATTTTAGCCGTTTTAGTCGGCACCTCCCAAGGAGGAATCCAGGCAATGTCCCGTTCCTATTTTGGAAAAATGATTCCCAAAGAAAGGTCCAATGAGTATTTTGGCTTCTTTGAAATTTTCGGGAAATTTGCATCCGTCATGGGGCCGCTTCTTTATTCCGTGATTTCAACAATTACAGGCCGCTCCTCTTATGCCATTTTAAGTATTATCCTATTATTTGTGATCGGCGGCGGGATTTTACTGGCAGGGCGCAAAAGGATAGAACAGACAGAAAAATAG
- a CDS encoding bifunctional (p)ppGpp synthetase/guanosine-3',5'-bis(diphosphate) 3'-pyrophosphohydrolase has protein sequence MGKLYIIGLLSLWIVEAGGRYMDPLYNQLVEHILKYHPSTDLTQVEKAYLLAEKAHEGQKRQSGEPYIIHPLHVAIILAELELDLESIIAGLLHDVVEDTEITLEDVRREFGDEVALLVDGVTKLKQLTYKTNDKQEIQAENYRKMFLAMAKDIRVILIKLADRLHNMRTLNYKDENKQKEKARETLDIYAPIAERLGISKVKVELDDLCLKYLHSDVYHDLSKQLHVKLEERQHYIDGIVAEIHEKLSEMDIKASVYGRPKHFFSIYKKMVNKHKTLDQIYDLVAVRVIVDSVKDCYGTLGVIHEMYLPMPGRFKDYIAMPKTNMYQSLHTTLMGPNGSPFEVQIRTWEMHRTAEYGIAAHWKYKEGKTGAEDTSELEKMKWLQKILEWQKDLDDNHEFISALKDDLNIFQESVYCFSPRGDVINLPAGSTPIDFAYQIHSAVGNKMVGARVNGKIVTLDYTLGIGDQVEIMTSQNCKGPSADWLNIAKTSQAKNKINQWFKKEKKQENIIRGKELIEKYIKIKGLPPAHELLQPEWMEIVQRKYGFKDWESIQAAIGHGGLKEGQVVNRLYEEYNKKKKREITQEEFLDQLTQRAAERNENKPSANEAKVHKGKSAIIVKGLDDVAVRFSKCCNPVPGDEIIGYVTRGRGVSIHRTDCPNIINLPEEERKRLLEAEWGAAAEGNNTFIATIQVITTEKKGLLMDISSVINHEDINIDSLAVRRTKNNQENIFSISVEITAKSQLEQLVKKLLQVPGVYDVLRANA, from the coding sequence ATGGGTAAACTGTATATAATAGGTTTATTATCCCTATGGATCGTCGAAGCAGGAGGAAGGTATATGGATCCTTTATATAATCAGTTAGTAGAACATATTCTTAAGTATCATCCCTCAACTGACCTGACGCAGGTTGAGAAGGCTTATTTGCTGGCAGAAAAGGCGCATGAGGGACAGAAGCGCCAATCGGGAGAGCCATATATTATTCATCCGCTTCATGTGGCCATCATTTTGGCGGAGCTGGAGCTCGATCTGGAGTCCATCATAGCGGGATTGCTGCACGATGTGGTAGAAGATACGGAAATTACGCTGGAGGATGTCCGCAGGGAATTTGGCGATGAGGTGGCGCTTTTAGTGGACGGTGTGACTAAACTAAAGCAGCTGACCTATAAAACTAATGATAAGCAGGAGATTCAGGCAGAAAATTATCGAAAAATGTTTTTGGCCATGGCCAAGGATATCCGTGTAATTCTGATTAAACTGGCGGACAGGCTGCATAACATGCGGACGCTCAATTATAAGGATGAAAACAAGCAAAAGGAAAAAGCGAGAGAGACGCTCGATATCTATGCGCCTATTGCTGAGAGATTGGGTATCAGCAAGGTGAAGGTCGAGCTCGATGACCTCTGCTTAAAATATCTTCATTCGGATGTGTATCATGATCTTTCTAAGCAGTTGCATGTCAAATTAGAAGAGCGGCAGCATTATATCGACGGGATTGTGGCCGAGATTCATGAAAAGCTGTCGGAAATGGATATCAAGGCCTCCGTTTACGGACGTCCTAAGCATTTCTTCAGTATCTATAAAAAAATGGTGAACAAGCATAAAACGCTGGATCAGATCTATGATCTGGTTGCCGTGCGGGTGATCGTTGACAGCGTGAAGGACTGCTATGGTACGCTGGGCGTGATTCATGAAATGTATCTGCCCATGCCGGGCCGTTTCAAGGACTATATTGCCATGCCTAAAACCAATATGTATCAGTCACTGCATACCACATTGATGGGGCCAAACGGCAGTCCGTTTGAGGTGCAGATCCGTACATGGGAAATGCACCGGACCGCTGAGTACGGCATTGCCGCTCATTGGAAATACAAAGAAGGCAAAACAGGCGCCGAGGATACCAGCGAGCTGGAAAAAATGAAATGGCTGCAAAAAATTTTGGAGTGGCAAAAGGATCTGGATGATAATCATGAGTTTATCAGTGCGCTCAAGGATGATTTAAACATATTTCAGGAAAGCGTATATTGTTTTTCGCCGCGCGGCGATGTGATTAACCTGCCTGCCGGATCCACGCCTATTGATTTTGCCTATCAGATTCACAGCGCTGTAGGCAATAAAATGGTGGGCGCCAGAGTCAACGGCAAGATCGTGACGCTGGATTATACGCTGGGAATTGGCGATCAGGTTGAAATCATGACCTCGCAGAACTGCAAAGGCCCCAGCGCCGATTGGCTGAATATTGCGAAAACCTCGCAGGCGAAAAACAAAATCAATCAGTGGTTTAAAAAAGAAAAGAAGCAGGAAAATATTATCAGAGGCAAAGAGCTGATTGAAAAATATATTAAAATAAAGGGCCTGCCCCCAGCACATGAGCTGTTGCAGCCGGAGTGGATGGAAATCGTGCAGAGAAAGTACGGCTTTAAGGACTGGGAATCCATTCAGGCAGCCATCGGTCACGGCGGATTAAAAGAAGGACAGGTTGTGAACCGCCTGTATGAAGAATATAACAAAAAGAAAAAACGAGAGATCACGCAGGAGGAGTTTTTAGATCAGCTGACGCAGCGGGCGGCAGAGCGAAATGAAAACAAGCCCTCTGCCAATGAAGCCAAGGTTCATAAGGGAAAGAGTGCGATTATTGTTAAAGGGCTGGATGATGTAGCCGTCCGTTTTTCAAAATGCTGCAATCCAGTGCCTGGCGATGAGATCATAGGCTATGTAACCAGAGGCCGGGGTGTATCGATCCACAGAACGGATTGTCCTAATATTATCAATCTGCCAGAGGAAGAGAGAAAGCGTCTTCTGGAGGCGGAATGGGGCGCAGCCGCAGAAGGAAATAATACTTTTATCGCGACCATTCAGGTGATTACGACAGAGAAAAAAGGACTTCTGATGGATATCAGCAGCGTTATCAATCACGAGGATATCAATATCGATTCGCTGGCAGTTAGAAGGACCAAAAACAATCAGGAAAATATATTTTCTATTTCGGTGGAAATTACGGCCAAAAGTCAGCTTGAACAGCTTGTAAAAAAGCTGCTTCAGGTGCCGGGCGTGTATGACGTGCTGCGCGCTAATGCATGA